The stretch of DNA ATTTGATTAGTTTTTTCTTCGGGGGCGCCAGCCTCCCCGGGGGCGCACCCTTTAAAGGAGTTTTTATGTACGGAATGTTTGGAATCGAAACAAGTATTGAAAATATCTATAAACTTGCAGCTCCGTTTGTTGGTGATACCGACATCGAAAAGATGCAAGATCTAAAGCCCTCTTACGTAAACTATTTAAAATCTGTTCATTCTGAATTCCCGATTTTAAATGACCCCGAAATCGTGGTTCGCGATTTAACTCGTTCTAACCAATTTGCCTCTGCTTTTTCCGCAAGCATTATCGATGACCTTAATCAAGAGCGTATGGTTGGAGACAATTACTCGAAAGATCTGCTTTTGGCTAACGCGGAACTAGTTCAGCGCAGTTTAGCACAACTTAAAATCATCCGCCCAGATCTAGCTGAACTTTTTGACTTAGCTGTTCATGCCGTTGTCCTTTGTAATTCAAATCGCAACTCTGAAGGATTTAGCGCCCACGGAGGTACAACCAATCGTTGCATTGGTCTGATCTGGCTTAACCTACGTCCCGAAATTTCAGAACAAAATGTTTTAGAAATGTTGATTCATGAACTCACCCACACTCTAGTGTTTTTAGATGAACTTAATAACGAACATTTTAACTATTACAATATCACTAAACAAGAATTTTGGGCCCAATCTTCCATCTTAAAACGTCAACGCCCTATGGATAAAGTCATTCACAGCATTATCGTTTCCATGGAGCTGTTATACACGCGAAAAGAGTTCTTACCCACTGAACCGGGGCAAAAACTTTTACATCCAAGTTCTCAAGAACTGGTGAAAAATATCTCAGCCTCTATTCAGTCTGTCTTAGAACACCCTCGCCTTCATGAGGTCTGCAAACCTCGGGCAATCGAGCTGGTTCAGTTAGCAAAAGAGCAATTAAAGATTTATGAGGCTATGTAAAATGGAAAAGTTATATAAAGAAATCGAATCGACCATGTCCCGCATTGAAAGCAAATGGCAAAAGATCAATTATTCCACTGACCATTTTCCCGAAGTTGTTTGGAAAGAAACAAGCTCTTTAGATCTTTCTGCTTTGGGCGAAGTCTCTAACCAGCTTAAGCTTTTAGATATGCCGGGTGTTCGCTTTCAACAGCAACGCTCTACATTTTCAGATCTGTATGTCCAAATCTTTCATAATGGCCGATTCATGATCGAGATCCTAAATTGGTGGGGTGGCCACGTGAATGTGCACGACCATGATTTTTCTGCCGTTCAATTTCAGCTTAAGGGTGATGCCTTAAACGTCGTTTATGATTTCAAAGCAGAACAAGAAACCGGTGCATTGCGATTTGGAAGTCTTAACGTGCGTGAGTCTGAAATCTGGAAAGAAGGCGGACGATCTATCGTGCGTCCCGGCGACGTAGATCCCCACAGTGTTTTCCACATTGGTGAACCGACGACAAGTCTTCTGATCCGCACGATTGCAACACCACGATACGGAGCTCAATCAAACTATTTCCCAACCCTAGCGGCTCATTACTATGTGTCTAACGATATCCAGCGCAAAAAACTAACCGCCTTGGGCCTTTTATCCAGAAAAGCTTCTAAAGAATTTCGCATGAACTTAGAAAAGTTCTTAGACACGCAAAGCTTAAGTGAAAATTTCTTTATGCTTATAAAACTTGGCTCTTTGCTTTTACAAGAAGACTATAGCGATATTCTTCAGAACTACGCAGACAAAGGCTCTTTAGAAAAGAAGCTTGTAGACAGTGTTGTCCTAAACAACGGTATTGATTTCTTTAAGACAAAAGCAAATGAAACCTCCGACTTAAATTACGATGAAAAGCTCGCCGCCTTTGCAGTTTCTGCAAGCTGCAATCTAGGCAATTTACAAAAAGTGATTTCTCAATTAGGAAATACCGTAAATCCAGAAAGAATCAGTAGCGGCCTTAAGTCGTTTTTAACAAAACTTGATTCTGGTGACCAAGCAGTGGCGGAAGGTTATCTAGATATTTTTGGAATGGCGGAGTTCGCAAATGAAAAGGTTTAATATTTATTCATGCCTTTTAAATCGTGATGCCGTGATTTCGACAGTTTGGTCTGTTTTACAGCAACTGGTCGTTGCGGCTTCAACATATCTGATTGTTAAATCAATCCAGATGGTGACCGCAGGCGACCTGCAGCAAGGAATTCAGTATATCAGCGCTTTTGTGATCAGCTTGGTTTTGGTGTATCTGCCAAACACACTGTCCATGGCGTACTTGCAAAGATGGCGCTTAAGTTCGATCGAAAAATTTGTAAATTCATTTATCGATCACAACAAAGGAAGGACCACCTGGGGTCATGCCAGGAATAAGGTCACTAAGGAATCTTGGCTAACTAATGAAAGTTTTGCGGTATTTGATGGGGCAACGGGTTTACTTTATCAGCTTATCTCGACACTTTTGAACTCGCTTTTCAATATCATGGTCATTGCCTGGGCTTTGGATTCTCGCATTATGGGATGGTACGCCGCCGCGGGTGCCATACTGGTGGGAGTCAATTATCTCTCACGCGGATTTATCAGCAAGTCTTCTTTAGCTATGCAGGACAGCCGCAACGCCTTATCAAGTTCGATGTTGTCAGCGTGGCAGAATATTTTTATCGGAAATAGATTTAATTTTGAAAATTGGCATCAGCTTTTTTCAGAGCGCTTTCGTCAATCACGAAAGGCCGCTGCAAGTTATGATATCACTCGTTCAGTGATTTCTAGCATCACCGTATGCGTAGCCCTTTTAATTGTGGCCCTAGGAAATGGCATCTTTTTGTGGGAAAACCAGCAAAACATCCCCGCGATTGCGGCTTTATTTATCACTATGCCTCGCCAGCTTCAGATCATCCAAAGCATCTTTTCCTTTTTTAACTTAACTCTAAGTTGGAATGGTGTGCGCAATCAGTTGAAAACCCTAGAGGAAACCTTACTTTCAAATAGTGGCACAAAAGATTCCTTAAGCTATGTACAAATTCCAGAGCTTTCCTTAACTGAAAGGAAAAACGAAATCCCACTATCTACGGCTGATTTCTTTTTCAAAAATATTCAAGACTCCGCTAAAGGTCGTCGTACTTTGCGTGGACCTAATGGAGCTGGAAAGTCGACTTTGCTTTCTGTCTTGAAAGAAAAAACAGGAGATAGCTCTTTTATGTTGCCGACAAACTATGAAGACCTTTCGTTCTCCATTGATTTCTTAGATCATTCTGATGGCAATCGCTTGCTCGCCGTATTTCAAAAGATCGAAAAACTCGATTCCGTGAAATACATCATTTTAGATGAATGGGACGCAAACCTTGATGGAAAGAATCTTTCTTTAATCAATGATGCCATCGAGCGTTTAGCCGAAACTAAAGTCATTATCGAATCCCGACATCGCGGGTAATAAAAAAGGGAGGTTTTGCACCTCCCCTTTTTATTTATTTTCTTAACGGCACCGCCGGGAAATCCACCGGCACATCAAACGCCACATTGGTGTAGTTTGTGAATGTGTTTAATGCCACGTGCGCCAAGATCTCTGCGATTTCTTCTTCTGAAAAACCGGCTGCTTTTACGTCAGCGATGTCAGATTTAGAAACCTGACCGCGAGCTTTCACAAGACGAGCTGCAAAGTTTAACGCCGCTTGAGTGCGTGGGTCACTCGACTCACCGGCTTGTGCGGCGGTCATTTCGGCTGCGGTATTACCGGCACCCTGGCCAAGCACGGTGTGCGCAGCTAAGCAGTATTCACAGCGATTGATATCTGCAACAAGCACCGCAATCTTTTCACCCAGCTTCGCTCCCAATTTCCCTTTGCTCAAAGCCCCGAATGATGCCCACATGCTTTCAAGAGCAGCGGGGGAATTTCCGATCGCTAAGAACATGTTCGGCACTTTACCGAAGCCTTTTTCAATCTGGTCGAACATTTTTTTGTGCGAGCCCGTTGTTTCTTGCGGTGATTTTAGGTTGATATAAGACATAATGACCTCCTTAGGCCTGTTTGGTTGTTTGAGTCTGGGTTGCTAAACTACTCACAAACTCGATTAATTTTTCTGTATCTAAAATTCCAAAATGCTGCAGAACGATTTCACCGTTTTGATCAATGATGATCGTCGTCGGCGTGCCTTGCATGTCGTAAGCTTTCATCGTCAGCGGCATCCACTCGCCTTCGCGGTGTTCATCCACTCCGACCGGAAATGGAATTCGCCATTCTTTGATAAAAACTTTTAAAGCCTCTGGCCCCATCGCATGATGGTTTTCAAAAACTGTGTGCAGACCCACTACGTCGACAGATAAACCTTTAAGTCGTTCAAAAATTTCCATGGTTTGTGGCACCCCGTGATATACACAGCCCGGACACAACATCTGAAAGGCATGAATGACTTTGATTCTTGGCGCCTCAACATCCAGGTGATAATCTGGTGAAGTGTTGAGCCACTGGCTTACTTGTAGTTGTTGAGCTTTCATTGGCTCCTCCTTTGTTGTGTTTGATTATTTCAAAATAACAAACGATAACAAGTGGTTACAAAATGGTGTGGTAGGTACTTAACGGTACATCTTGGAGATCTTATGGACGAAAAAAAATATGACGTGAAGTTTCTAGTCGAGGATATCGTGGGCTGCAAATGGTCCATGTCGATATTAGATATGATCGATAAAGGTATTAATCGTCCCGGCGCGATGGTGCGAGAACAAGACGGATTAACCACAAAAGTTTTAAATGAAAGACTTCGCAAACTGCAGAAATATCAAGTCATCGATAAAGTGGAACATCCGGAAGTTCCACCACGAGTGGAATATGTCTATACTGAATTTGGAAAAAAGTTTTTAGATATCGTTAAGGCCATTCGCAATCTTGAAGACGAAATGGACATCAAAAAATAATCTGTCACTAGTGATTCTCATTTTTTAACCACCGTAAGATCCGCACCCCGAGCCAGTTTCCTGGCTCTATGTCTAAGATTTGGTCCAGAAAATACTGCTTAGGCCCCGCATTGCTTTTGCGTCATCTAGTATATGTCGAAAAGCAAATAAACGAGGTGCCTGATGGCTAGAGCCACCCGACTTCTGTCTCTTTTCGTATTTACTCTTTCTGTATCGGTGATCGGTTGCGGAAAAAACTTTGAAGTCCCTACCGATGAATTAACTCAAATTGAAAACGGCAACGATAATACTGACCAAGGAACAAACAATCCAACCCCGACAGATCCCGACGCAGAAGATCCGGTGGGCCTAAATCCCGTTGATTATTCTAATCCTGTTTTAGATTCTCAGTTTTCTAAACTACCTAACGGAAAAGATCTTAGTAGCATTTCCGTCAATGGTACAAAGCTGACTCTCACGCGCGGATCCGGCAATACTTTTACCGCCGCCTTGAAAGCAGACTATCAAGCTTTAAAGACAGCCACTCAAACAGATCCGAAACACAAAGTGCAATGGACTTTGATGGATTTAAGTTCTCATCAAGTCATTGCTAAAAGTCTTTCGTCTCATAAAAAACTTTTCGGCGCTTCCAGTTCTAAAATCTATGTGGGATCAGCCCTAGTTGATAAACAAAACGGCAGCATTTCAAGTTCACAGCTGCAATTGATGGCGGATATGTTAGTGGTATCTTCAAACACCGCATGGACCAATCTGCAGTCGCAGATCGGCGGCGGGGATTCAAACAAAGGACGCGAGTACATCCATAACTTTACTCAGCGTATGGGTTATAAGCTGACTCGTGGGTACCAAGGTTACTGGGGCAGTACACATGGCAATGAACTTGTGCCTGACGAAGCCGTGGAAACTCTTTACGATCTTTACCGAAATGCCTTCCCCGGTGCTTCGATCGTGTGGAAGCTGATGCATACATGCCGCACGGGTTCCTCTCGTGGACTTAAGTACATCCCCTCAAGTATTTATGTGGGCGGAAAAACCGGAACCTATGATGGTCCCACGGAAAATCCCGAAACCGGCGCTTCTTATAACGTCGCGATTCGTAATCACCTGATGGTGTTTTACGCTGGCAGACGCCAATACGGTCTGGCGATCTTATCAAATTCTGGATCAGACCAATCGGCGGCTTTACTAGCGGGTGGATTGATTCGTGAATATGCGGGCGTTAAATAATCTAGACTAGTCGGGGATACCCGCCTCGCTCTTGGGATTATATACTTTATTAAGTGAAACACCCCAGACGCATGATATTACTTGCCACTCTTGTCGTTTTACTTCTATTTCTCCTCGACCGAGAAATAGAAGTCTCCGTCGCTACGGGGCACGCGTCAAACAAGGCTGACTGGCCCGCAAACTTACAGACTGCGGTAACATCTCTGCCAGTAACTCAAAAGAACAGTCCCCCAAAGAGCAACAACGATATTAATAAAGACGACAACGAATCTGAAATTACATCCGATCAAATCGAATTGCTTTGCAAGTTAAGATCCGCGAAAACATCGGTTCCGATGAGCGGAAAAATCCAAGTGTTTGTTAGTAAGATCAGTCCCTTCTTAGGGATGAATGAAAAAAATGTGGCTTGGATAAAGTCCCCCTCCTGCCCCGATGGATATTATTCGATTGTTCACTATTCTGATGAGGGTGATGTCACAAAAGAAATCGATTGTCGTCGTGCCAGCCTAACGGAGCTAGGAACATTTAGTGGCGAGCAAGGAAATATCATCGATGCACCAGCGGACGAAAACACGGCCAACCTTGCGATTTCGGGGGCAG from Bdellovibrio bacteriovorus encodes:
- a CDS encoding aKG-HExxH-type peptide beta-hydroxylase; translation: MYGMFGIETSIENIYKLAAPFVGDTDIEKMQDLKPSYVNYLKSVHSEFPILNDPEIVVRDLTRSNQFASAFSASIIDDLNQERMVGDNYSKDLLLANAELVQRSLAQLKIIRPDLAELFDLAVHAVVLCNSNRNSEGFSAHGGTTNRCIGLIWLNLRPEISEQNVLEMLIHELTHTLVFLDELNNEHFNYYNITKQEFWAQSSILKRQRPMDKVIHSIIVSMELLYTRKEFLPTEPGQKLLHPSSQELVKNISASIQSVLEHPRLHEVCKPRAIELVQLAKEQLKIYEAM
- a CDS encoding carboxymuconolactone decarboxylase family protein — encoded protein: MSYINLKSPQETTGSHKKMFDQIEKGFGKVPNMFLAIGNSPAALESMWASFGALSKGKLGAKLGEKIAVLVADINRCEYCLAAHTVLGQGAGNTAAEMTAAQAGESSDPRTQAALNFAARLVKARGQVSKSDIADVKAAGFSEEEIAEILAHVALNTFTNYTNVAFDVPVDFPAVPLRK
- a CDS encoding peroxiredoxin family protein — protein: MKAQQLQVSQWLNTSPDYHLDVEAPRIKVIHAFQMLCPGCVYHGVPQTMEIFERLKGLSVDVVGLHTVFENHHAMGPEALKVFIKEWRIPFPVGVDEHREGEWMPLTMKAYDMQGTPTTIIIDQNGEIVLQHFGILDTEKLIEFVSSLATQTQTTKQA
- a CDS encoding winged helix-turn-helix transcriptional regulator yields the protein MDEKKYDVKFLVEDIVGCKWSMSILDMIDKGINRPGAMVREQDGLTTKVLNERLRKLQKYQVIDKVEHPEVPPRVEYVYTEFGKKFLDIVKAIRNLEDEMDIKK
- a CDS encoding serine hydrolase: MARATRLLSLFVFTLSVSVIGCGKNFEVPTDELTQIENGNDNTDQGTNNPTPTDPDAEDPVGLNPVDYSNPVLDSQFSKLPNGKDLSSISVNGTKLTLTRGSGNTFTAALKADYQALKTATQTDPKHKVQWTLMDLSSHQVIAKSLSSHKKLFGASSSKIYVGSALVDKQNGSISSSQLQLMADMLVVSSNTAWTNLQSQIGGGDSNKGREYIHNFTQRMGYKLTRGYQGYWGSTHGNELVPDEAVETLYDLYRNAFPGASIVWKLMHTCRTGSSRGLKYIPSSIYVGGKTGTYDGPTENPETGASYNVAIRNHLMVFYAGRRQYGLAILSNSGSDQSAALLAGGLIREYAGVK